The nucleotide sequence ACGAACGAGCCCGACACGTTGATGAGCACTGTTCCGAGGGGGAAAGCGAGGCTCCATCGGCTCCTGACCGCGCCGTCGACCACGAAGCGCAGGGCCGCGCCGACGCCGCCGGCCAGGCAGACCAGGGCGAAGGCGAGGGCGGGGTTCATCGGGAGGCTCCCGTCGAGCGGGTCGTCTCACCGGGCGCAGGCTCGAGGGTCGCGCGCCTGCGGGCCGTCTCGTGGATCCGCGAGCCGAGCGCGACGCCCAGGGCCGACGCGGCCACTCCGACGAGCAGCGACGCGGCCGCGTAGGCGAGCGCCACGCCCAGGGCGTGGTCGGTGACGGCGAGGTTCGCGGTGTCGGTCATGAAGGTGCTGTAGGTCGTGAATCCGCCGAGAACACCGGTTCCGAGCAGGAGCCGCGCCGCTCGCCGCCGCCCCTCGTCCGAGCCGCGTCGTCCGAGGAACTCGAGCAGCACCCCGAGCACGAACGCCCCCACGATGTTGATGGCGAAGATCGTGACGGGGAAGCCGCCCGCGGCGGTCGGCCAGGTGAGTGCGAGAGCCTCGCGGACGCCGGTGCCGGCGGCGCCGCCGAGCGCGACGAGGCCGACCGCGCGCGGCCGGAGGTGCACCGGGCGAAGGCCGCGAGGGGCGTCGGCGACGTCGATATCGGCGTCGAGGGGGAGTGCGGCGGCATGGTCGACGTGCGCCGTGGCACGGTCGTCGTGCGCGGTGCGGCCTCGCTCGGGGGCGGTCGGGCGTGCGGCGTCAGCGCTCGAAGACGGCGCGGTGTCGGTGGGCGGCTCGGTGCTCATGGGTCTCCTATCTCGTGGTCGAACAGCACCGCGCGGCCCATCGCGGGGTCGCGCCGTGACGCGTCGCCCACGAGGGGAGGGGTGCTGCCATGAGATAGGGACTGTTGTCGTCGCCTGGCCGGGTGCCAGATCGTCGAGGTTGGTGTCGGTGAGCCCCACCGCCGAGTCGCGCGAACACGACCTCGCCAGTAAAGCAGGTCCGGCGGGCAGGCGCTACGCGGCCCGGCCGGAATGCGCGCTAGGCCGGCGTCGCCACGGTGGCCGTCGCGCAGCGTCCGGCGGCGGGCGGTGCGCCGACGCCGCGGCTATGCCGCGGCTACGCCGGAACGGCCAGCAGCTGCGCCACCGCGTCGAGCGACCCGTCGGCGAGCGCGTAGTACGCCCAGGTGCCGCGCTTGCTCCGCGTGAGGAACCCTGCGTCGACCAGCACTTTCAGGTGGTGCGACACTGTCGGCTGCGAGAGACCGAGCGGTTCGGTGAGGTCGCACACGCAGGCTTCACGATCCTGGTGCGCGGCCACCATCGAGAGCAGACGGAGCCGGGCAGGATCGGCCAGCGCCTTGAGCGTCTTCGCCAAGCTCTCGGCGTGCTGAGCGCTCATCACCTCGCCCGTGACGGGGGAGCAGCACGACTGCAGGTCGCGGAGGGGAAGCAGCTCGATCGTGGGCATGCAGCCATTCTGCCGCATACATTGACAACCGTCGATGTTTAACGAAAGACTCGCCTCCATCGATGCTCGTCAATGGATGCGAGGGGAGGTGACACGATGGAGAATCTCTGCGAGGAGGTGGGCTGTCCGCCCGAACTCCAGCTCGACTGCTGCTCGACCGGCTGCTGCTGACGCGGCCTCGGCTCGGGTCTGCACCCGAGCCCGTCGCTCCTGAGTGCACCAGGGGCGGCGCCCCACCCACCTGGCACCCGTCCGACCCCACCCACCCGACTCACCCATCCGACCCGCCCGTCCGCCCCGCCCCGTGAGGAACCCCGTGACCGACACCCCCGCCGTCCTCTTCGTCTGCGTCCACAACGCCGGCCGCTCGCAGATGGCCGCGGCCTTCCTGCAGGATCGCGGAGCCCACCGGGTCGACGTCTTCTCGGCCGGCAGCGAGCCCGCCGACCGGATCAACCCGATCGCCGTCGAGGCGATGCTCGAGGAGGGGATCGACCTCCGCGCGGCCGTGCCCGCGATCCTCACGACGGACGCCGTCCGGGCCGCCGACGTCGTCATCACGATGGGGTGCGGCGACGCCTGCCCCGTGTTTCCGGGCAAGCGGTACGAAGACTGGGAGCTCGACGACCCCGCTGGCCGACCGCTCGACGAGGTGCGCGTGATTCGCGACGAGATCCGTCGTCGCGTCGAGGCGCTCGCGGAGTCGCTCGGGGTCTGAGCGCGCGGCGCTCTCTGCGCCGGGCAGCGTTTCACTGTATCGAGCGCGGGGCGCGCTCTGCGCCGGGCCGCGTTTCACGGGACGCGGCGCGTTTTCCGTGATGCGGCGCGTTTCCGGTGCCGGCACTGAGCGATGCGGCGCGTTTCACGCGATGCGGCGTGACGCGTCGCGCCGTGAAGCGTGAAACGCGCCGCGACGCTGCGCCTCGGGCTTCGGGGCAGGGCCACGGCGCTGGCGCTGGGCGCGGGGTGCTGGGCACGAGCGGCGGGGCGGCCCGCGCGGCGGGTCAGTGCGCCAGCAGCTCCAGCGCGATGACGGCGGCGCCCACCACGAGCTCGCCCAGCATGATGAGGAGCTTCTGCCAGGCGGGCAGTCTGATCCTGCGCACCGCCAGGTAGCCGACCACCACGAGGGTGGCCAGCAGGATCCCGATACTTCCGCCCAGCGCCACCGGCAGCCCCCACAGACCCAGGGCCGCGAGCCCGAGCAGGGCCATCGGCACCACGATCACGGCGATCGCTCCGAGCGACACGGCCACCATGTGCCGGAACTCCGGCCCCGTCGGCACGTGCGCGTGCACCGTGAGGTGGCTGAGGAAATCCGCGAGGAACACCGCGAGCAGCGTCCCCACCACCCCGATCAGCAGGGTGAGCGCCGCCTCTCCGACACCGCCGTGCGGATGCGTCTGCAGCGTGAGCACGATGGCGAGGGCCGTGAAGGTGACGTAGATGCGCTCCTTCAGGCTCTCGGCGCGCTGCT is from Frondihabitans australicus and encodes:
- a CDS encoding fluoride efflux transporter FluC; the protein is MSTEPPTDTAPSSSADAARPTAPERGRTAHDDRATAHVDHAAALPLDADIDVADAPRGLRPVHLRPRAVGLVALGGAAGTGVREALALTWPTAAGGFPVTIFAINIVGAFVLGVLLEFLGRRGSDEGRRRAARLLLGTGVLGGFTTYSTFMTDTANLAVTDHALGVALAYAAASLLVGVAASALGVALGSRIHETARRRATLEPAPGETTRSTGASR
- a CDS encoding ArsR/SmtB family transcription factor; its protein translation is MPTIELLPLRDLQSCCSPVTGEVMSAQHAESLAKTLKALADPARLRLLSMVAAHQDREACVCDLTEPLGLSQPTVSHHLKVLVDAGFLTRSKRGTWAYYALADGSLDAVAQLLAVPA
- a CDS encoding arsenate reductase ArsC — protein: MTDTPAVLFVCVHNAGRSQMAAAFLQDRGAHRVDVFSAGSEPADRINPIAVEAMLEEGIDLRAAVPAILTTDAVRAADVVITMGCGDACPVFPGKRYEDWELDDPAGRPLDEVRVIRDEIRRRVEALAESLGV